Proteins found in one Pseudomonas mosselii genomic segment:
- a CDS encoding mannitol dehydrogenase family protein, producing the protein MKLNQHNLGQLPPTVARPSYDRAQLRQGIVHIGVGGFHRAHQAAYTDALMNGGEGLDWAICGIGLRGEDRAMRDALAGQDHLYTLFELGDQPDTKVRVIAAINGMLLAADGAEPLLAKLAEPNIRIVSLTITEGGYCIDDSTGEFRIDLPQIQHDLANPQSPQSVFGYLCEALRRRREAGTGPFTVMSCDNLPHNGDVARKALLAFAQRLDPDLADWVASHVSFPNAMVDRITPMTSPAHRQQLRERHGVDDAWPVVCEPFLQWVVEDTFVAGRPAWEKVGVQFTRDVTPYEEMKIKLLNGSHLALTYLGFLQGYRFVHETLADPLLRRYMRTFMDQDVTPQLAPVPGIDLERYKQSLGERFANRAIADQLERVCSDGSSKFPKFIVPTANRLIADGKPLERVALVVAAWALYLRGEDEHGNRYSIPDPRAADCQARVVQRDGLAARVLGDEAIFGSAIPASKAFVSAFERLYDSLREVGVSETLRQVLGD; encoded by the coding sequence ATGAAACTGAACCAGCACAACCTCGGCCAACTGCCGCCCACCGTCGCCCGCCCCTCCTACGACCGCGCCCAACTGCGCCAGGGCATCGTGCACATCGGCGTCGGCGGCTTCCACCGCGCCCACCAGGCCGCCTACACCGACGCCCTGATGAACGGCGGAGAAGGCCTCGACTGGGCCATCTGCGGCATCGGCTTGCGCGGCGAAGACCGCGCCATGCGCGACGCCCTTGCCGGCCAGGACCACCTCTACACCCTGTTCGAACTGGGCGACCAGCCCGACACCAAGGTCCGCGTGATCGCCGCCATCAACGGCATGCTGCTGGCTGCGGACGGCGCCGAACCGCTGCTGGCCAAACTGGCCGAACCCAATATCCGCATCGTCTCGCTGACCATCACCGAAGGCGGCTACTGCATCGACGACAGCACCGGCGAGTTCCGCATCGACCTGCCACAGATCCAGCACGACCTGGCCAACCCGCAATCCCCGCAAAGCGTCTTCGGCTACCTCTGCGAAGCCCTGCGCCGCCGCCGCGAAGCCGGCACCGGGCCGTTCACCGTGATGTCATGCGACAACCTCCCGCACAACGGCGACGTCGCCCGCAAGGCCCTGTTGGCCTTCGCCCAGCGCCTCGACCCCGACCTGGCCGACTGGGTCGCCAGCCACGTCAGCTTCCCCAACGCCATGGTCGACCGCATCACCCCGATGACCAGCCCCGCCCACCGCCAGCAACTGCGCGAGCGCCACGGCGTCGACGATGCCTGGCCGGTGGTGTGCGAGCCGTTTTTGCAATGGGTGGTGGAAGACACCTTCGTCGCGGGCCGCCCGGCCTGGGAGAAAGTCGGCGTGCAGTTCACCCGCGACGTCACCCCCTATGAAGAGATGAAGATCAAGCTGCTCAACGGCAGCCACCTGGCCCTCACCTATCTGGGCTTTTTGCAAGGCTACCGCTTCGTCCACGAAACCCTCGCCGACCCGCTGCTGCGCCGCTACATGCGCACCTTCATGGACCAGGACGTAACCCCACAACTGGCCCCGGTGCCCGGCATCGATCTTGAGCGCTACAAGCAAAGCCTCGGCGAACGCTTCGCCAACCGCGCCATCGCCGACCAGCTGGAGCGCGTGTGCTCCGACGGCTCGTCGAAGTTCCCCAAGTTCATCGTGCCCACCGCCAACCGCCTGATCGCCGACGGCAAGCCGCTGGAGCGCGTGGCCCTGGTGGTCGCCGCCTGGGCCCTGTACCTGCGCGGCGAAGACGAGCACGGCAACCGCTACAGCATCCCCGACCCCCGCGCCGCCGATTGCCAGGCCCGGGTGGTGCAACGCGACGGCCTGGCCGCCCGGGTGCTGGGCGACGAGGCGATCTTCGGCAGCGCCATCCCCGCGTCCAAGGCCTTCGTCAGCGCCTTCGAGCGCCTGTACGACAGCTTGCGCGAAGTCGGCGTGAGTGAAACCCTGCGCCAGGTCCTCGGCGACTGA